A window of the Planctomycetota bacterium genome harbors these coding sequences:
- a CDS encoding ATPase, T2SS/T4P/T4SS family, translated as MFLDHPSLEPIRALMLDPEVTEIMINGPGQVYAERHGVMEPEPIQFRDDPQLDHLIGALLQSSGRSVSPSAPYVDFRLPDGSRGNVIVPPLALDGPAVTIRKFTQQLTKVTDLIRVGTLSRRMAHLLGAAVKGRANILFSGATGTGKTTTLAILSRYIPETERIITIEDTAELQLQQKHVVRLECRRPNVEGKGAVSMAELFRNSLRMRPTRIIVGEIRGDEAVEMLQAISSGHEGCLAVLHASSPLDAVARLEMMVLARGLMLPLWAIHRQIVSAIDLVVQHEFLSDGARKITRISECAGVEGDAIVLRDLFAYRRRGADEAGHEKGEWVSSGVKPRFLAKLEKAGLTIPADVYAEGTD; from the coding sequence ATGTTTCTCGACCATCCGTCCCTTGAACCTATCCGGGCGCTGATGCTCGACCCGGAAGTGACCGAGATCATGATCAACGGTCCCGGGCAGGTGTATGCCGAGCGTCACGGCGTGATGGAACCTGAGCCCATCCAGTTCCGCGACGACCCGCAGTTGGACCACCTGATCGGCGCCTTGCTCCAGTCGAGCGGGCGGTCCGTCTCGCCGTCGGCGCCCTACGTGGATTTTCGGCTGCCCGACGGGTCTCGCGGCAACGTCATCGTCCCGCCGCTCGCCCTCGACGGGCCCGCGGTGACCATCCGGAAGTTTACGCAGCAACTGACGAAGGTGACAGACCTCATTCGCGTGGGGACGCTCTCGCGGCGGATGGCCCACCTCCTGGGAGCGGCCGTCAAGGGGCGAGCCAACATCCTCTTCTCCGGCGCCACCGGCACGGGCAAGACCACGACCCTGGCGATCCTCAGCCGCTACATCCCCGAGACTGAGAGAATTATCACCATCGAAGACACGGCCGAACTTCAGTTGCAGCAGAAACACGTGGTGCGGCTGGAGTGCCGGCGCCCCAACGTCGAGGGCAAAGGCGCCGTCAGCATGGCCGAACTGTTCCGCAACAGTCTGCGGATGCGGCCGACGCGAATCATCGTCGGCGAAATTCGCGGCGATGAGGCCGTCGAAATGCTCCAGGCCATCTCCAGCGGGCACGAAGGGTGCCTGGCCGTCCTCCATGCCAGTTCGCCCCTCGACGCCGTGGCACGCCTCGAGATGATGGTGCTGGCGCGCGGCCTGATGTTGCCGCTCTGGGCCATCCACAGGCAGATCGTCTCCGCGATCGACCTGGTCGTGCAGCACGAGTTCCTGTCGGACGGGGCGCGCAAGATCACACGCATTTCGGAGTGCGCCGGCGTCGAGGGGGACGCCATCGTCCTCCGCGACCTGTTCGCCTATCGGCGCCGCGGCGCGGATGAAGCCGGCCACGAAAAGGGCGAGTGGGTTTCGAGCGGCGTAAAGCCCCGGTTCCTCGCGAAACTCGAGAAGGCCGGTTTGACCATCCCCGCCGACGTGTACGCCGAGGGGACCGACTGA